One Hippoglossus stenolepis isolate QCI-W04-F060 chromosome 6, HSTE1.2, whole genome shotgun sequence genomic window, TTAATTACGTTTTTTTAATTACTAGTTTCTATGATTATAATAGCAATATAATATAAACTTGTAATTGAAAACTATGTATAAAGTTAATAACTTCCTGTCCACTATCCCTCACTAAGACACCAATAGTATACTATATAATTTAAGTTGTATGTAAGAAAAAGGTAGTGGATCCTTTATACCCCAAATTCTCCCAAGTATGCACGGATTAATAACCTGCTTCATCATATGCAAGTGTGGTCTTCAGTATAGAGATAAACAGGTTTCAGGATATTCACAGGTAAAACGAGAATAATAAATTTActcacattattttcttttgctgttATTGAGTAAAAGTCTTTAGcttttaaagacttttaatAAGAACCCACTTACTATGCAACTTACATCACTTCTCTGGTTTCCTTAAACGTATTATCAGATTCAATCACTTACACTTGAGCAAACGCATTACATTCAATTAATGTTGGTTCTCTTTTAGAAGTTGGATGAATCATATAATTAGGTTAGGAATGGAATGGATCCCGGTGCACTGATAAGCGCGTTAAATCCACACGACTTCAATCACTGCCACCCACCACTCTCTCACATTATATGTCAATCAAGCCAGGCTGCTTGTGAGGATTATATAACTGACTTAGATAAGCTTGTGGCAGGCTGGTGAATAAAGAGGTCAAAATGCAGCCAAAGAGCATTTTAATGAGTTCTCTTGTATCTGTACTGAAACTAATGCACTGATATATAGGAATCCTCAGGGTCAGCACTTACTGGCTTTAAAGTTTGGTTTAACACCCCTGTTTCTGCCTTCATGGCTTATTCATCTGTATTTGTGCCACAGTGTGAGATGAGACTTGCAGTCAAAGACACAGGAAGAACTGAGCTGGCTTTACTGCAGTAAACACCTCATGAATCACTGCACACAAAACAGTGGCAGCTGAGGTCAGGAAAGCAACTTCTGTCTAAAATAATGACCTTTACGTACAATGCAATATAGAAGCATTATGTCAGCAAGAGAGGCAAGAGACGTCAtccagtgcagcagcagtgtcggAGCGTCTGCCAGACGGCCAGCCCCTGCTTCTCTATTTTGGTAAGGAAATGAAGGAAGTACGGCATCTACTTGTCTTGACTGGGCAAAGCAGGATCAGGAACCATACCAGGATATGGTGTAGAATACAAAGTGGTTGGGGTGGCTTTGATATTTTCTCTACGTCTACAGGATCTTTTCCCCCCATGCAGTAGGAAAATGCTGGGGCGTGGGTTTTAAAGgctctgcttcttctcctgtTTATCAGATTTATCTTACGACGCCTAGGCTCTGAACCACTGCCTTAAAAGTACCACTGCATTGCTTTTCATCCCAGTGTATTAGTCAGACTGAAAAGTGCACCAATACACCTGAGCAAAAGCTCTGTACACtgggggggattttttttttcatcacggAAAACATTGTGGGACATGACCCTCACAAATCCACTGTCCAAATGGGTTTGGGGAGGACGTTTTAGATGCTGTTGTGAAGTCTGACACATACTTTTCTGAAGCATGGCCAACTCTTGGATGTGTCCTGAATTCTAAAAAGGACATTTCCAACACTGTTAAGACAATTCAGCAAGTGTAGTTTGAAGCATATTGAGGCTTTTACTCTTACTGAACCCTGTGTGTCATTGGCAGGCTCTGTATAGACATGTATTCTCATCAGTCTCAAGTACATGATGTTAGGGTTGAAGTAGGAAAAGTGCTCATTTCAGAGAAATCTTGATTCAGGGTATGTGGACGGTTGCATGTAGCAGTTTTTCACTTTTGATGGATTTGTCTTTGAATTCACCACTGAGGACAGACGGTCTTCCTGCACGAGCACACAATGGGCTCCTTGGTTTGAATCACGGCTCGACTTCAAGTGTTGGAAAGTGGATTTACTACTTAAACCCATCTCCATAAAGAGTTATAGATTTTATCAACTGGTGCAAGCACTATTATGGAGTTCTGCAGCCAAGACAAACCACAACTATACTTCAGTCACAGAATATTTATGAAAGCCTTTCAAAGCTATGAAAATAGTGCAGAATCCAGGTGTGATTATTTTGAGTCACTGTCGCCCATCCCCAAAGGGTCATCCGGTACAACCTATCCGTGAAAAGGATCGTATTTAATGTTTGGAAAGTACTTTTACTGCTGATCACTTCCCTTTTCCAAGAGATGGAATGCCCTTGCATGAAAATAACTTTCACAAGCAAAATGCTGAAATTATAGCAGTTGAGCACAGTTTTAGCTGTCAAGATAACAAATGTAGTCTAATGCCTGCAGCTACAAAAGTCAAACTTTTTCCAAGACATGTAATAAGCAAAGAATTTAACGTATCTCATTGGATTCCTTGCAAAAGCCTAACCGAGGAGTGAGACTGCATCCTCTTTCAATTAGAGCACAGAACCAGTTTCAGATGTCACAGATGTTCAGTTCCTAAACTTCACTTTACGGTGCGAGCTGATTAAttaaaggtttttctttgtCCAAGGAAGAAGCTTACACCACTGCCTTACTCATCGGGATCCGCAAAGAGGCCCGGTCACAAGTGCTTCACCTCTCCAGGAACAAGCGCTACACCCTCACGCCGGAGCAGCTCAAATGGGACAAGTTTAAGCTGACATACAAGTATTGGTTTGAAACTCTTTCTGTAGTCAGCAAAGCAGGAAAGTGCAGCTTTAGGGAGAGGGGAACAAAAGGTAGACAAATACTtctgggaaaaaacaaacaaacaaaaagttcCACTGAAGGTTGTCCGACCACCACAAGTTCATAGTGCATCTTCTGACAGAACCCTACTTGCATTTGAAAGAGGGGGAATTATAAAGCCCAACCTTTGGATGGTGCACTAGCTGTTTGGAGAAGTTCCAGTGACATTTAATTCTTTCTGGAGCTGTAAAAAGAGGATCTTACAAACCTAAAAGTCCTTTAGAAGAGTTTAGACTGAGCTAGAGAGTTTTGATCATGATGTCCTGCAATCTTAATGGAAGATTCAACTGACAGGTCAGCAGATAAAAAGTAAATCGATCCTGAATTAGTCGTCTTCATCTCTTCCATATTACAAACAAATCCATATTAGTCTAACTCTAGCTGATACATCAGTGAGTATGAAGTCACACAAATGGAGCTGTACGTGCTTGTGGGATTTCTGGTCTGTCTGAACAGTAGCCGTTGAGTTTTGGCAGATTGCTCTGCTGTAGAGGGATGTGTGTCGAGACCAGTATTAACTACCCAATGCTGTTGTGTCTGAGCAGGTTGCTCTCCTTCCCAACAAACCTGATAAATGCCAGCGACACGCGCCGAGGGATCGCAAGGGCTTTTGGCATGTGGAGTGACGTCTCGCCGTTCAGCTTCAGAGAGGTGCCAGCTGACCAAGAAGCAGACATTAAGATTGGTGGGTACTCCGCATGTGGCTGTATCAGCCCGCAACAGATGTTCCTTGGCTTCGAGTTCCAGACTTCTGCTTTGTCGTtactgtttttctgtctgcgCTGTCGTCGCTGAAATGCCTTGGCCTCCAAATTCATTAAATCACGCCACCGCAACTATATTACCAAGCTTATATTTAGCATGATTCATTattctaaatgaaaaaaaataaaagcttaacAACTTCTATGCATGTCAACCCATGGAGAAGACGTCTAAATTAAGTTAATCTGTCCCGTTGGGTGCTAACGCTGTAGTCCTGCATAAATTCTCAGCGACAGTGAAAGGAATGGTCGTCATAAACCTCTGTCTTTAGTAATTCATCATCCCCCTGCTGTAGTCCACACACAGCAGAAGTAATGGAGTGAGGGTTTCCCTCCACGGCTCTGAGGTATGCGTCTGTCTCTGTTTTGGCAGGCTTCTACCCCGTCAACCACACAGACTGTCTGCAGTCCTATTTGCACCATTGTTTCGACGGCATCACGGGAGAATTGGCTCACGCATTCTTCCCGCCAACAGGCGAGATCCACTTTGACGACCATGAATACTGGATTCTTGGAAACATGCGCTTCAGCTGGAAGAAAGGTATGTGTCTTTATCATGTTTGTCGAAACCGCTGATATTTAATCCAGAAGGTGATGGAGGCAGCAGACCCTGAACTGGACAACTCGTGGGGGGGGATGGGTCaacataaagagaaaataatcacaTATCTCTGTTGCAGGAGTCTGGCTCACAGATCTTGTCCACGTGGCAAGTCATGAAATTGGACATGCCCTGGGACTCATGCACTCCTTGGACCCGAAAGCGATAATGCACCTGAATGCAACTCTGACAGGGCGCAAGCTAATCACACAGGATGAGGTGTGGGGTGTGCACCGTCTCTACGGTATGTTCATATATCCGATGTTTCTTACAGAAGACAAATGAGGAAGTTCTTTGTAGACAATTGTAAATAACTCTTAGGCCGTAGTCAGTCATCCAAGACAAAGATCTAGAGGTAGTCAGTCAAAGGCAAACTTATTGGGTCTCTTAATATATTAAGCAATTCCTCCAAAAGGTGAATAACTAAAACCTCATAATACCAAGTGATAGGACTGATGGGCCGACCTGACAGCGACTGCTTGTTTTATCCAGAGGAGTCTGGTATCGATGCAGCACCAGGGAAGCTTCATCCCATTCGGACTAAAAGAACCAGTGCCCAGTGTGACAACGTCTACAACAGTTCAACAGAGCAAATCAATAGAAGAACGTTGGTGCTGTCATGAGGGACCCTTTACACCATCTTCACCTGTGTTTGTCATAAAAGATTTCAAGCTAGGATAAGTCAGAGTCCATCATGTATTCAGCAAAGTCTGGTCCCAACATTGAAA contains:
- the mmp23ba gene encoding matrix metalloproteinase-23, with the translated sequence MGSCQTPRSLRRGSRGFAPVLAAALLTLLSAGMQQTTAFPSRRFEEEAYTTALLIGIRKEARSQVLHLSRNKRYTLTPEQLKWDKFKLTYKLLSFPTNLINASDTRRGIARAFGMWSDVSPFSFREVPADQEADIKIGFYPVNHTDCLQSYLHHCFDGITGELAHAFFPPTGEIHFDDHEYWILGNMRFSWKKGVWLTDLVHVASHEIGHALGLMHSLDPKAIMHLNATLTGRKLITQDEVWGVHRLYGCLDRLFICPAWARKGYCDSKRKLMQKHCPSSCDFCYEFPFPTVAPTPTPPRTKHKLVVEGKKLTFRCGKKIASKKGKVYWYKDGELLEFSHPNYISLTDDHITIVANAINEGTYTCIVKKKDKVLTNYSWRVRVRF